In Chaetodon trifascialis isolate fChaTrf1 chromosome 23, fChaTrf1.hap1, whole genome shotgun sequence, the following proteins share a genomic window:
- the LOC139351806 gene encoding carbohydrate sulfotransferase 12-like codes for MVIALNRVACTNWKRVMLFLKQNKSYDELLAIPGHSIHASKNLTLLSRFPTAEIKAKLKYYTKFMFVRDPFVRLISAYRDKFQKPNKYFKSYAVNILRLYGNKRHSYYAAGKDKAKAVASQTVPSFYNFIQYLLDPQTERRNPYDPHWRQMYRLCYPCAIQYDFIGHQETLQEDAEQLFEILQLQDDIMIPPSYENMTSSGSVEDWFETVPLEARRKLYKIYERDFRLFGYERPVELLDG; via the exons ATGGTCATCGCGTTGAACCGA GTGGCGTGTACCAACTGGAAAAGGGTTATGCTCTTCCTCAAACAGAACAAGTCATATGATGAGCTCTTGGCCATACCTGGACACTCAATCCACGCAAGCAAAAACCTGACTCTGTTAAGCAGGTTCCCAACAGCAGAGATAAAG GCAAAGCTGAAGTACTACACCAAGTTCATGTTTGTCCGGGACCCATTTGTCCGTCTCATCTCTGCTTATCGGGACAAGTTCCAGAAACCCAATAAATACTTTAAAAGCTATGCAGTCAACATTCTACGCCTCTATGGGAACAAGCGTCATTCATATTATGCAGCGGGCAAGGACAAGGCGAAGGCGGTGGCATCCCAGACAGTACCCTCATTTTACAACTTTATTCAGTACCTGTTAGacccacagacagagaggagaaatccCTATGATCCCCACTGGAGGCAGATGTACCGCCTGTGCTACCCCTGCGCCATACA GTATGACTTTATTGGCCATCAAGAGACTCTTCAAGAGGATGCTGAACAGCTGTTTGAGATCTTACAGCTGCAGGATGACATTATGATTCCTCCTTCCTATGAAAACATGACTTCCTCTGGTTCTGTAGAGGACTGGTTTGAAACAGTGCCCCTAGAGGCCAGGAGGAAGCTGTACAAGATCTATGAGAGGGACTTCAGGCTTTTTGGCTACGAAAGGCCTGTCGAACTGCTGGATGGTTGA